The Thermodesulfovibrionales bacterium genome has a segment encoding these proteins:
- the hemH gene encoding ferrochelatase, with product METTGVILLNLGGPDSLEAIRPFLYNLFSDRKIIRLGPPFLQKPIAWLIASLRSKKTKEMYRHIGGRSPILAITSGQAEALEEALNGPGVRGKRLKVSVGMRYWHPSIEEAVRRMYDGGIRRALALSLYPHYSLATSGSSLSVFTETAKKYGMESSAISSWPEHPLYIDALADVIRKGMAAFGHEGVEVLFSAHSLPLSIIEAGDPYVKHITGTIDEVVKKTGIRWHLSYQSKSGPVAWLSPSTEEKIRELAQKGVRDLLVVPISFVSDHIETLYEIDILYKGLGERLGMKLVRAESLNTHPLFINALKDLVLKRLDELRW from the coding sequence ATAGAAACGACCGGCGTAATTCTCCTCAACCTTGGAGGTCCCGATTCCCTCGAGGCCATAAGGCCCTTCCTCTACAATCTCTTCTCCGACCGAAAGATCATCAGACTTGGGCCACCGTTCCTCCAAAAACCGATTGCCTGGCTCATAGCAAGCCTCCGCTCAAAGAAGACCAAAGAGATGTATCGGCATATCGGCGGCCGATCACCGATCCTCGCAATCACGTCGGGCCAGGCAGAGGCCCTTGAAGAAGCGCTGAACGGACCGGGCGTCAGGGGCAAGCGGCTCAAGGTCTCCGTCGGCATGCGTTACTGGCATCCATCCATAGAAGAAGCCGTAAGAAGAATGTATGACGGCGGCATACGGCGGGCCCTTGCCCTCAGTCTCTATCCCCACTACTCCCTTGCCACATCAGGATCTTCCCTCTCCGTATTTACCGAGACCGCAAAGAAATACGGCATGGAAAGTTCTGCGATTTCATCCTGGCCCGAGCACCCCCTATACATCGATGCTCTCGCCGACGTCATCAGAAAGGGCATGGCAGCCTTTGGACATGAGGGGGTGGAGGTGCTCTTCAGCGCCCACAGCCTGCCGCTCAGTATCATAGAAGCCGGAGACCCCTATGTCAAACATATTACCGGCACCATTGACGAAGTGGTGAAGAAGACCGGCATCCGGTGGCATCTCTCCTATCAGAGCAAGAGCGGTCCTGTTGCATGGCTCAGCCCCTCCACGGAGGAAAAGATCCGTGAACTCGCACAGAAGGGCGTCAGAGACCTCCTCGTTGTGCCGATTAGCTTTGTATCGGACCATATAGAAACACTCTACGAAATTGATATATTATACAAGGGACTCGGAGAGAGACTCGGAATGAAGCTTGTCAGGGCGGAATCATTAAACACCCATCCCCTCTTCATCAACGCTCTGAAAGACCTGGTCCTGAAACGTCTCGACGAACTGCGTTGGTAA
- a CDS encoding DUF465 domain-containing protein — protein sequence MTRRAGKEHTLKDEEIIEVLKKENEEFRKLDEEHKNLKVTLAEIDKKVYLTTEEDLERKKIQKLKLMKKDRMAEMIREYKKSHTV from the coding sequence ATGACTCGCCGGGCAGGAAAGGAGCATACCTTGAAGGATGAGGAGATCATCGAAGTGCTGAAGAAAGAGAACGAGGAATTCAGAAAGCTGGATGAGGAGCACAAAAATCTCAAGGTTACCCTTGCGGAGATCGACAAGAAAGTCTATCTCACCACTGAAGAGGACCTGGAGAGGAAAAAGATCCAGAAGCTAAAACTCATGAAAAAGGACCGCATGGCCGAGATGATCCGGGAGTACAAGAAGAGCCATACGGTATAG